One Scylla paramamosain isolate STU-SP2022 chromosome 6, ASM3559412v1, whole genome shotgun sequence DNA segment encodes these proteins:
- the LOC135101588 gene encoding putative nuclease HARBI1, whose amino-acid sequence MAEQQQQPQRRQRVYRQRRDIFNKYNDDELIKRFRMNRAGIITVADLVRDKLQSRTERNQPLSPETKVAITLRYLATGKMQQCISDDFGTSQATISRVITQTIDALSEPDIVTQFVKFPLTRQEVQVKQIEFMEDYRFPGVVGTIDGTHIRIVAPSVDEHLYVNRKRYHSINVQIVFDAKYKILDVLARWPGSVHDARILDESGLKALFEQNYVPAGCYLLGDSGYPCKEWLLTPYLNPLVGVQTNYNTAHKRTHCIVERGIGQLKRRFHILHGEVQLSPEKTCKIVYVCALLHNMCKQFNIPVPINEEDELFHDAAEGDVGADEEEPGEAEISPNPGRPAGRNGYPFRDYIANLHFSRPVAE is encoded by the exons ATGgcggagcaacaacaacaacctcaaaGACGACAGCGAGTGTATCGACAGCGACGGGACATATTCAACAAGTACAATGACGACGAACTCATCAAACGCTTCAGGATGAACCGTGCTGGTATAATAACAGTGGCTGATTTAGTGAGGGACAAACTTCAATCCCGTACAGAACGGAATCAACCACTGAGTCCTGAGACGAAGGTGGCAATTACCCTAAGATATTTGGCCACGGGTAAAATGCAGCAGTGTATCAGTGACGACTTTGGGACCTCACAAGCAACAATCAGCCGTGTCATTACTCAGACAATTGATGCACTGTCAGAACCAGACATTGTAACTCAATTTGTAAAATTCCCATTGACTCGCCAAGAAGTGCAAGTGAAACAAATAGAGTTCATGGAAGACTATAGGTTTCCTGGTGTTGTGGGTACCATAGATGGCACACACATTAGAATTGTGGCTCCCAGTGTCGATGAACatttatatgtaaatagaaAACGATACCACAGCATCAACGTGCAAATCGTATTCGATGCCAAGTACAAGATACTTGATGTTTTGGCACGGTGGCCTGGCTCAGTACATGATGCCAGGATATTGGACGAGTCTGGCTTGAAAGCACTTTTTGAACAAAATTATGTCCCAGCTGGATGCTACCTTCTAGGAGACAGTGGTTATCCTTGCAAGGAGTGGTTGCTGACGCCTTATCTAAACCCTCTGGTTGGTGTTCAGACAAACTATAACAC AGCACACAAGAGGACACATTGTATAGTAGAGAGGGGGATTGGCCAGCTCAAGCGACGGTTCCATATACTTCATGGTGAAGTACAATTGTCCCCAGAGAAGACATGCAAAATTGTCTATGTCTGTGCTCTGCTCCACAACATGTGCAAGCAGTTTAACATTCCAGTGCCTATCAACGAGGAAGATGAACTGTTCCACGATGCAGCTGAAGGGGACGTAGGTGCAGATGAAGAAGAGCCAGGTGAAGCAGAGATATCTCCTAATCCTGGTAGACCAGCTGGCCGTAACGGATATCCATTTCGAGATTATATTGCTAATCTTCATTTCAG CAGACCAGTGGCTGAATGA